From the genome of Brucella pseudogrignonensis, one region includes:
- a CDS encoding IS6 family transposase produces MIEPRASLYHRHRFPAEIIAEAVWLYYRFPLSFRMVEDMLAYRGIIVTYKTVHEWAEKFGREYANTIRRRTPRLGDKWHLDEMVITIKGEKHFLWRAVDQDGFVLDVLVQKRRNTKAAKRFMRKLLRGQGCSARVMVRDKLRSYGAVKRELEMSVCEHRQHKGLNNRAENSHQPIRRRERVMKRFKSARHVQRFASIHDPIYNLHHFPRNLLTSANHRELRQTATNMWREIACMKTA; encoded by the coding sequence ATGATCGAACCTCGCGCTTCTCTTTATCACCGCCATCGTTTCCCTGCTGAGATCATCGCCGAAGCGGTATGGCTGTATTATCGCTTTCCACTCAGCTTTCGCATGGTCGAAGACATGCTGGCTTACCGTGGGATCATTGTTACCTACAAGACGGTGCACGAATGGGCGGAGAAGTTTGGACGTGAATACGCCAATACGATCCGTCGTCGCACACCACGCCTTGGTGATAAATGGCACTTGGATGAAATGGTCATCACAATCAAGGGTGAGAAGCATTTTCTGTGGCGCGCCGTTGATCAGGATGGCTTTGTACTCGATGTTCTGGTCCAGAAGCGCCGTAACACCAAGGCTGCCAAGCGTTTCATGCGTAAACTTCTACGCGGCCAGGGCTGTTCAGCCCGCGTCATGGTCCGCGATAAGCTGAGATCTTATGGTGCTGTCAAACGAGAACTGGAGATGAGCGTTTGCGAGCATCGTCAGCACAAAGGCTTGAACAACCGCGCTGAGAATTCGCACCAGCCAATCCGACGACGAGAGCGGGTCATGAAGCGCTTTAAATCAGCGCGACATGTGCAACGCTTCGCATCCATTCACGACCCAATTTACAATCTGCACCATTTTCCCCGCAACCTTCTCACCTCAGCAAACCATCGCGAGCTGCGTCAGACCGCTACAAATATGTGGCGTGAAATCGCTTGCATGAAAACTGCATAA
- a CDS encoding 2-hydroxyacid dehydrogenase: MRKPNILMLGPYPEWDMVELEAQFEVHKLYQADDREAFLALYGADIRGIATRGELGASAELISQLPKLEVISIYGVGYDAVNLDAARARGIRVTNTPDVLTNDVADLGIGMMLVQSRGMISAEAWVRDGSWAEKGLYPLKRRVWGRKAGVLGLGRIGFEVAKRLKGFDMDIAYSDVSPRDFAKDMTFIADPAELARHSDFLFVTLAASAVTRHIVSKPVIEALGADGMLINISRASNIDEDALLDALESRRLGSAALDVFEGEPLLNPRFLTLDNVLVQPHHASGTVETRKAMGKLVRDNLAAHFAGSALLTPVV, encoded by the coding sequence ATGAGAAAGCCGAACATCCTAATGCTCGGACCCTATCCCGAATGGGATATGGTGGAGTTGGAGGCTCAGTTTGAGGTACACAAGCTTTACCAAGCGGACGACCGCGAGGCTTTTTTGGCGCTATATGGTGCCGATATCCGCGGCATTGCCACGCGTGGCGAATTGGGTGCCTCCGCGGAACTGATTAGCCAGCTGCCGAAGCTAGAAGTTATATCGATTTACGGCGTCGGTTACGATGCTGTCAATCTCGATGCGGCCCGGGCCCGCGGTATCCGCGTGACTAATACCCCGGATGTCCTGACCAACGACGTTGCCGATCTAGGCATCGGCATGATGCTTGTCCAGTCGCGCGGAATGATCAGCGCCGAAGCATGGGTCAGAGACGGAAGCTGGGCAGAAAAAGGCCTTTATCCATTAAAACGTCGTGTTTGGGGCCGCAAGGCCGGTGTTCTCGGTTTAGGCCGTATCGGCTTCGAAGTCGCTAAGCGCCTGAAGGGTTTCGATATGGACATCGCCTATAGCGATGTCTCGCCCCGTGACTTTGCTAAGGACATGACCTTCATCGCGGATCCAGCTGAACTAGCAAGACATTCCGACTTTCTGTTTGTGACGCTCGCCGCATCGGCTGTAACGCGCCACATTGTATCGAAGCCGGTAATCGAGGCACTCGGCGCGGATGGCATGCTGATCAACATTTCGAGGGCGTCTAATATCGACGAAGATGCACTTCTCGACGCGTTGGAAAGCAGGAGGCTCGGCTCGGCGGCACTAGACGTGTTCGAGGGCGAACCATTGCTCAATCCGCGTTTCCTGACGCTCGACAATGTTTTGGTTCAGCCACACCACGCGTCCGGTACGGTCGAAACGAGAAAGGCAATGGGCAAACTCGTGCGCGACAATCTGGCTGCGCATTTTGCCGGTTCAGCCCTGCTTACCCCAGTTGTTTGA
- a CDS encoding gluconokinase → MAVSQSASNPAAGMGPVVVMGVSGCGKSTVGYGLARRIGADFIEGDSLHPAINVEKMRVGTPLTDKDRWPWLDALGQALGGDTNIVISCSALKRTYRDRLRALAGRPVVFVYLEGDRGVLAARMAARSHDYMPLVLLDSQLATLESPYAEEWVVTINIDQSLEAILESALEYLVSLNGP, encoded by the coding sequence ATGGCGGTATCACAATCAGCCTCTAACCCCGCGGCAGGCATGGGGCCCGTCGTGGTCATGGGCGTCTCTGGCTGCGGCAAATCCACTGTGGGGTACGGCCTTGCCCGCCGTATCGGCGCCGATTTTATCGAAGGTGATAGCCTTCATCCCGCGATCAATGTCGAAAAGATGCGGGTAGGCACCCCTTTGACCGACAAAGATCGATGGCCATGGCTTGATGCACTTGGCCAAGCACTTGGTGGCGACACGAATATCGTAATCTCCTGCTCAGCGTTGAAGCGGACATATCGAGATCGGCTTAGAGCGCTGGCTGGTAGGCCTGTTGTCTTCGTCTATCTGGAAGGTGATCGCGGCGTTCTGGCCGCACGGATGGCAGCGCGTAGTCACGACTACATGCCATTAGTGCTTCTCGACAGCCAACTCGCGACGCTCGAGTCTCCTTATGCGGAGGAATGGGTAGTTACGATAAACATTGATCAATCGCTGGAAGCGATCCTCGAGTCGGCGCTCGAATATTTAGTATCATTAAACGGTCCTTAG
- a CDS encoding SDR family oxidoreductase, with amino-acid sequence MTFPLFDLTGLRGLVTGSSQGIGLSLARGLAEHGAEVVLNGRDRRKLDLAVRKLTDAGARVSASDFDVTDADAVTRGVNAIESDVGPIDILINNAGMQFRSPLKEFPVDRWEQLLKTNVSSAFYVGQAVARHMINRRRGKIVNIASVQSELARPGIAPYTTTKGAVKNLTRGMATDWAKYGLQINALAPGYFKTPLNQALVDNPDFTDWLEKRTPAGRWGDVEELIGAAVFLSSRASSFVNGHTLYVDGGITISL; translated from the coding sequence ATGACGTTTCCGCTTTTCGATCTTACCGGTCTGCGAGGTCTCGTCACGGGTTCGTCGCAGGGGATCGGGCTATCGCTTGCGCGAGGACTCGCCGAACACGGCGCTGAAGTCGTGCTCAACGGCCGTGATCGTCGCAAGTTAGACCTGGCTGTCCGTAAACTGACTGACGCCGGCGCTCGGGTTTCGGCCAGTGATTTCGATGTGACGGACGCCGACGCGGTAACGCGCGGCGTCAATGCGATCGAAAGCGATGTTGGTCCGATCGATATCCTCATAAACAATGCAGGCATGCAGTTTCGCAGTCCACTCAAGGAGTTCCCGGTGGATCGCTGGGAGCAACTGTTGAAGACTAATGTTTCCAGCGCCTTTTACGTCGGTCAGGCGGTAGCCAGGCATATGATCAATCGCCGCCGCGGCAAGATTGTCAACATCGCCTCTGTACAGAGCGAACTCGCCCGTCCTGGGATAGCGCCTTATACTACGACCAAGGGCGCGGTGAAAAATCTGACTCGCGGCATGGCCACCGATTGGGCGAAATACGGGTTGCAGATTAACGCACTTGCACCCGGGTATTTTAAGACACCGCTCAATCAGGCTCTGGTTGACAATCCAGATTTCACGGACTGGTTGGAAAAGCGCACCCCTGCAGGTCGCTGGGGCGATGTCGAGGAACTGATCGGTGCGGCTGTCTTCCTGTCTTCCCGGGCCTCATCCTTTGTAAATGGACACACACTCTATGTCGATGGCGGTATCACAATCAGCCTCTAA
- a CDS encoding IS6 family transposase, whose amino-acid sequence MIEPRASLYHRHRFPAEIIAEAVWLYYRFPLSFRMVEDMLAYRGIIVTYKTVHEWAEKFGREYANTIRRRTPRLGDKWHLDEMVITIKGEKHFLWRAVDQDGFVLDVLVQKRRNTKAAKRFMRKLLRGQGCSARVMVSDKLRSYGAAKRHLGMSVCEHRQHKGLNNRAENSHQPIRRRERVMKRFKSARHVQRFASIHDPIYNLHHFPRNLLTSANHRELRQTATNMWREIACMKTA is encoded by the coding sequence ATGATCGAACCTCGCGCTTCTCTTTATCACCGCCATCGTTTCCCTGCTGAGATCATCGCCGAAGCGGTATGGCTGTATTATCGCTTTCCACTCAGCTTTCGCATGGTCGAAGACATGCTGGCTTACCGTGGGATCATTGTTACCTACAAGACGGTGCACGAATGGGCGGAGAAGTTTGGACGTGAATACGCCAATACGATCCGTCGTCGCACACCACGCCTTGGTGATAAATGGCACTTGGATGAAATGGTCATCACAATCAAGGGTGAGAAGCATTTTCTGTGGCGCGCAGTTGATCAGGATGGATTTGTACTCGATGTTCTGGTCCAGAAGCGCCGTAATACCAAGGCTGCCAAGCGTTTTATGCGCAAACTTCTACGCGGCCAGGGCTGTTCGGCTCGTGTAATGGTCAGCGATAAGCTGAGATCTTATGGTGCTGCCAAACGACACCTGGGGATGAGCGTTTGCGAGCATCGTCAGCACAAAGGCTTGAACAACCGCGCTGAGAATTCGCACCAGCCAATCCGACGACGAGAGCGGGTCATGAAGCGCTTTAAATCAGCGCGACATGTGCAACGCTTCGCATCCATTCACGACCCAATTTACAATCTGCACCATTTTCCCCGCAACCTTCTCACCTCAGCAAACCATCGCGAGCTGCGTCAGACCGCTACAAATATGTGGCGTGAAATCGCTTGCATGAAAACTGCATAA
- a CDS encoding IS110 family transposase produces the protein MTQITTIGLDLAKNVFQVHGVDADGQVLLRKRLRRSQMLTFFKTLSPCLIGIEACATAHYWAQTLQSLGHDVRLISPAYVKPYVKRQKNDAADAAAICEAVSRPTMRFAPVKSVEQQSTLMLHSARELLITQRTALINAIRAHFSELGIVVAEGARNVRSLLALLQHREEKMNSSAQVPEIAVTALQPLAEMLIETDRQIAKLDRAIVEMHRDSETSNRLATIPGIGVLTATYMTASLAAFAKQFSCGREFAAYLGLVPRQYSSGGKPRLGRISKMGNRHLRKLLVVGATAALYSIRKGTSQSALALWARQLLAKKPFRLVAVALANKMARIAWAVIIHKRDYEVDIKTNSSTNIITA, from the coding sequence ATGACACAGATTACGACAATCGGACTTGATCTTGCAAAGAATGTCTTCCAGGTTCATGGGGTTGATGCAGACGGACAGGTTTTGTTGCGCAAACGCCTTCGCCGCTCGCAGATGCTGACGTTTTTCAAGACACTGTCTCCCTGCCTGATTGGCATAGAAGCCTGCGCGACTGCACACTATTGGGCCCAAACGCTGCAATCTCTGGGACATGACGTTCGGCTTATCTCACCCGCTTACGTAAAACCTTACGTGAAGCGTCAAAAGAATGATGCTGCGGATGCAGCTGCAATCTGTGAAGCTGTTTCTCGTCCTACTATGCGCTTTGCGCCGGTAAAGAGCGTTGAGCAGCAATCAACCCTGATGCTCCATTCAGCACGGGAACTCCTGATCACACAGCGTACAGCCCTGATCAACGCAATTCGCGCACATTTTTCTGAGTTGGGGATCGTTGTCGCTGAAGGTGCACGCAATGTCCGCAGCCTGCTTGCGCTTTTGCAACACCGGGAGGAGAAGATGAACAGCTCTGCGCAGGTTCCAGAAATTGCTGTCACTGCCTTGCAACCGCTGGCAGAGATGCTGATTGAGACTGACAGGCAGATTGCCAAACTCGACCGCGCAATTGTGGAAATGCACCGTGACAGTGAAACCAGTAACCGGCTAGCGACTATCCCCGGTATTGGTGTGCTGACTGCAACCTATATGACAGCCAGTCTTGCAGCTTTTGCCAAACAGTTCTCCTGCGGACGCGAATTCGCCGCCTATCTCGGACTTGTGCCCAGACAATATTCCAGTGGCGGAAAGCCACGTCTGGGACGCATCTCCAAAATGGGCAACCGCCACTTGCGAAAACTTCTGGTTGTTGGGGCAACTGCAGCGCTCTACAGTATCCGGAAGGGAACCAGCCAGTCCGCTCTTGCCCTATGGGCGAGGCAATTACTGGCAAAGAAGCCATTCAGGCTCGTTGCGGTTGCTTTGGCAAATAAAATGGCCCGCATCGCCTGGGCCGTTATCATCCATAAGCGGGACTATGAAGTCGACATCAAAACGAACTCATCAACCAATATAATAACCGCATAA
- a CDS encoding IS5 family transposase: protein MPFKHNAARRHRIPLQRFRVKNWREYDSGLRQCGSITFWISDTAIAGWLAPRRTTPGGQSVYSDLAIETSLMCGIVFHQPLRQTEGLMSSLFDLMGIDLPVPDHTTLSRRCTSLSLSKALVRHKTATSDVGIHVLVDSTGLKLYGAGQWLEDKHGRKSPREWRKLHLAVDADTGEIIAEILSDQNSSDISQLADLLGQIDQPIASFTADGAYDSDETYRSLRQHSPGISVIVPPRARQLPTEFYGPPDQRDWHSQTIAEHGRMKWQVMTNYGRRSNVETTMGRYKSINDNSLRSRKFANQQIEIKLGCRILNRMLASARPDSLRVKAKSQ, encoded by the coding sequence ATGCCATTCAAACACAACGCTGCTCGCCGTCACCGAATACCGTTGCAGAGGTTCAGAGTTAAAAACTGGCGTGAATATGATAGTGGTTTACGACAGTGTGGCAGTATTACGTTTTGGATCAGCGATACGGCAATTGCAGGCTGGTTGGCACCGCGCCGGACAACACCAGGTGGCCAATCTGTCTATTCTGATCTGGCAATCGAAACGTCTTTGATGTGCGGGATCGTCTTCCATCAACCTTTGCGCCAAACCGAAGGCTTGATGTCATCGCTGTTTGATTTGATGGGCATTGATCTACCGGTTCCTGATCATACGACATTAAGCAGGCGCTGTACCAGCTTGTCACTTTCGAAGGCTTTGGTTCGTCACAAGACAGCCACAAGTGATGTAGGAATTCATGTTCTCGTTGATAGCACGGGCCTGAAGCTTTATGGCGCAGGCCAGTGGCTTGAAGACAAGCATGGCAGAAAATCCCCCAGAGAATGGCGCAAACTGCACCTTGCAGTGGATGCTGACACGGGTGAGATTATTGCTGAAATCCTCAGTGATCAAAATAGCAGCGACATCAGCCAGCTCGCAGATCTGCTTGGTCAGATTGACCAGCCGATCGCCAGCTTCACAGCTGATGGGGCTTATGACAGTGATGAGACCTATAGATCACTTCGCCAACATAGTCCCGGTATAAGCGTTATCGTTCCACCACGAGCACGGCAGTTACCAACAGAGTTTTATGGCCCACCGGATCAGCGTGATTGGCATAGCCAGACAATTGCTGAGCATGGCCGGATGAAGTGGCAGGTCATGACCAATTATGGCAGGCGTTCCAACGTGGAAACGACGATGGGCCGCTATAAATCAATCAACGACAATTCTCTTCGTTCACGCAAGTTTGCCAATCAGCAAATCGAAATTAAACTCGGATGTCGCATTCTCAATCGAATGCTGGCATCCGCACGCCCGGATTCCCTCCGCGTCAAAGCAAAGAGCCAATAA